The following is a genomic window from Candidatus Paceibacterota bacterium.
TGCCGGATTAATAAAACCCTGCGGTTGTTTTTATGTCCTTCAAAGAATTATACAACAAGCTTAATTTAGAACAAAAAAAAGCAGTTGACCTTATAGAAGGCCCTGTAATGGTTATTGCCGGACCGGGAACGGGAAAAACCAGAATTCTTACATTAAGAATTGCAAATATTCTCAAAAAAACCGATATTGAACCGGAAAATATACTGGCCCTTACTTTTACCGATTCGGGGGCTTTTTTAATGCGTTCTAATTTAGTCAAGATTATCGGAAGCTCCGGCTATCTTGTTAATATTTCAACCTTTCATAGATTCTGCAATAACATCATAAACACAAGACCGGAAGATTTCCCGGAAATAGCCGGATCAACAACTCTTACAGACACAGACCAGGTTAAAATCATTAAGTCAATAATTGAGAAAAGCTCTTTAAAAATATTAAAACCCTACGGAGATCCTTTCTTTTATCTTAAAGCTGTTATCTCTTCCATAGATAAATTAAAAAGAGAAGGAATAGGACCAGAAGATTTATCTAAAATAACCAAAAGAGAAAAAGGAGAATTTGAAAAAAATCCCACAGTATTCCATCAAAAAGGAAAACATGAAGGAAAAATGAAAGGAGAATTTCAAAAAATATGGAAACGCATTGAAAAAAACAAAGAACTTTCCGTTGTATACAAAGAATACCAAAAAGAACTCAGAGCACTAAAAGTATACGATTACAGCGATATGATAATGGAAGTTTTAAAGGCGCTCTCTAAAAATAAAGACCTTCTTCTTTCTTTGCAAGAACAGTATCAATACATCTTAATTGATGAGCACCAAGATACAAACAACGGACAAAATAAGATACTCGAGCTTATCGCCTCTTTTCATAATTTTCCCAACATCTTTATTGTCGGAGATGAAAAGCAGGCAATATACAGATTTCAAGGGGCGTCTCTTCTTAATTTTAATCATTTCAAATCTCTTTATCCGGAAATGAAAGTGATAAAGCTTAAAAAAAACTATCGCTCGACAAAAGATATTGTTGACGCGGCAAATGATATTATTTCTTCAAAACTAGAAACAGTATCAAAACAGAAAAGTAAAAAAATCAAAATATTATCTTTTTACAAAAATGAAAGCGAAAACCTTTTTATAGCCGAAGACATTGGAGAAAAAATAAAGAAAGGAATAAACCCTTCAGAAATTGCCGTTATCTATAGAGATAACAAAGACGGTTTGCCAATTGCCCGTTTTCTCCAAAAAAAAGGAATTCCCTTTTCCGTTGAATCGGAAGAACTTTTGACAAACGATATTGATATTAAAAAGCTTGTAATCCTCCTTTCTGCCATAAACGAATTTGGAAATGAAGAAAAAATGATAGAAGCTATGCATCTGGACTTTTTGAAAATAGATTTTCTTGATATTTTCACCCTTATTAAAGAATCACAATTGAAAAGAAAACCTCTATACGGGATTATAAGGTCAAAAGACATCGACTCTTCAACTCTTTACTCAAAAAGAACAATAGTCAATTTCTTAAAAATGCTTTCTTCTTTTGCTGTTTCCTCAAAAAACGACCGGTTTACCTTTTTTCTAGAAAAAGTGATTAATGATTCTGGCTTTCTTTCATATCTTTTGGATAAACCTGATTCTATTGATAAAATTAACAAATTGAAAGTTTTTTTCAAAGAAGCGGAAAAATACGAAAGAAAAGGGCTTAAGGAATTCATGGAATACCTTGAGCTGGCGGAAAAATACAGATTACCAATAAAAAAAACATCTGCAAATTATTCTTCTAAAAAAGTACGCCTTTTAACCGCCCACAGGGCAAAGGGTCTTGAATTTGATTGCGTATATATATCAAAAGCAACATACGGACATTGGGGAGACAGAAAAAATAGGAATATCCTTCCTCTTTCCCCTTTGGTTTTCTCCCTTTCAAAAAACAAAATAGAAGAAGGAGACGAAAACAACGATGAAAGAAAACTTTTTTATGTAGCTCTTACAAGAGCAAAAAAGGAAGTTCTTATTTCTTACTCTGATAAGAACGAAGAAGAAAGAGAGCAGCTCCCCTCAAGATTTATCCAGGAGATTAAAAACGGCTCCTTTTTAAAAATTGAAGGAAAAACGGAAGAAAAATTGATTTTTACTCCTTCCTTGCCAAAAACAGAAGAAATTAAAGACAAAAACCTAATTAAAAACACCTTTCTTTCAAAAGGATTATCGGCAACCGGCCTTAATAATTACCTGCAATGCCCGTTAAAATATTTTTATTCCAATCTTCTTAAAATTCCAAAAAGCCCGGAAAAACATCAAATATATGGAATTGCCGTCCATGACGCTCTTAAGGATTTTTTTGAATCTTTGAGATATAAGAAAACGGATAAAAATTTCCTTCTTCTTAAATTTTCCCATTATTTGAAACGGAAAAACCTTGAAAACTCTGATTTTGAAGAATTAAAAAGGAAAGGAGAAAAAGCTCTTGGCGGATATTATGAATTTTATAAAGGAAAATGGGCAACAAATATCCTTTCGGAATTTAAGATTAAGGGTGTATTATTCTCTCCGGATATTCTATTAAGCGGAAAAATTGACAAAATAGAATTCTTGGACTCCAAAGGAAACGTAAACGTTGTCGACTATAAAACGGGAAAACCGAGAAGCAAAAACTACATTGAGGGAAAAACGGAAAATTCGGATGGAAATATAAAAAGACAGCTTATTTTCTACAATCTCCTTCTTGATAAATACAAGAAGGGAAAATACAAGATGGCTTCCGGGGAAATTGACTTTATAGAACCAAACGAAAGAAATTTTTACAAAAAAGAAAAAATAGAAATAAGAAAGGAAGAAAAAAAAGAAATGGAAGAAATGATCAAAAAAACGGCAAAAGAAATATTGTCCCTTTCTTTTTTAAACAAAGGATGCAAGAAAGAAGACTGCTATTGGTGCAAACTAAATGAAATGAGAGGAAAATAAAACCGCTTTCTTTTGATTATACAGCCAAAAAGGCTTGACCTCTTTTTTTGTTGATGTATTATTATCTATAATGAAATCATCAATGTTGATATTAGTTTTTTTTGTCTTGACCATTATTGTTTTCCCGCTCTTTACAATGGCCGTAAGTTTGCCAAACCCCTTAAGCAATGTATCAAATATCGTAGATCTGATAAATGCAATTATTAGCTTTCTGCAGACAGTTGCTCTGGCCGCAGCTCCCGTAGCCATAGTTGTCGGTGCTTGGTATTTGCTGGTTTCAGGGGGAGATCCGGGAAAAGTAACAACGGGAAGAAATATAATCGTTATTGCCTTAATTGGAGTTGCTATTATCGTCACGGCTAATGTTTTAATAAGTATAATAAGAAACATACTTGGAATATAGGAAAATTCTTCTTTGCCATTGTAAGTTTTCAAACTATTATATATAATGGATAAATAAAGGTCGATTTTAAAGAAATTATATCAAAATAAATTCTTAGAAAGATGAAAAAAACACTACTGCTTAGTATTATCGCATTAAGCGTATTGTCCGTTCCTTTTCTCGGACTTGCGCAAGACAGAGAACTTCCCGAAACCGCCGACCTTGTTGTAGTTATGAAAACTATTGCCAACTGGCTGTTTACTATATTAATGGCCGCAGCGGCGATTTCTATCGTAGCTGCCGGGTTTACTTTTCTTGGTTCAGGAGGAGATGCAGACAAATTGGCAACAGCAAGAAATTGGGTAATTTACGCCTTGGTTGGCGTTTTAGTAGCCCTTCTTGCCCAAGTTTTAGTAAACTTTGTAGACAATATGATTACCAGTTAGTCGCCAAACAGTTAAGAAGGCAGGATCTCTATAATTCCATATTGGATTTCCTGCCTTTTTTTGTTCTTCTTTTTGATGTATTATATAAACATATAAAGGCCTCTGTGGCGGAACTGGCATACGCGCAGCGCTTAGGACGCTGTCCCCTAAAGGGTTGCAGGTTCAAATCCTGCCAGAGGCACCAAAATATAAAAATTGCTATTTACAATTTTTTTTCTTTTTTATATAATAACCGTAATGAAAAAAACATCCCTTTTAAATTTGTTTATTCTTTCTTTTTTATTGCTTGCTCCTTTCTTTTCGGTTTTTGCTCAGGGAGTTTCTACTATAGAAGCCATGTTTTTAAGAGCGGCAAATTGGCTTTTTAGTTTTCTTGTTGTCGGAGCGGTAATTGGAATTGTAATCGGGTCAATAATGATTCTTCTTTCAGCCGGAGACCCGGGAAAAGCCAATTCTGCAAAAATGATAATAATTTATGCTTTAATTGCCGTGCTTATCGGCGCTTTTGCAAGAGGTCTTGTTAACGCAATAATAAATTTATAAAATAAACAAGATTTGTTTTATCCGGCATTTTATTTATAACAAATAAAAATAACCAGCATAAAAAATTTCTGTTTTAAAAATATGAAAAAAATAGCTTTATCGGTTTTTGCTCTTTCTCTTCTGATTGCTCCTTTCGCTCTTTTTGCGGCAGGAACATATCAACCCTTACCAACTTCAGGCAGCGTAGCCGGAATACTTGAAAGTTTAATGACTCTCGCCAACTGGCTCTTTAGCTTTTTGCTTGTTGCCGGTGTTATTGGGATTGTTGTAAGCGGATATTTGTTTGTTTCCTCTGCCGGAGACGCAACTAAGGCCGCATCTGCAAGACAAATGGTTATATATTCGCTTGTTGGGGTGCTTGTAGGAGGACTTGGCGTTATTCTTGTAAACTGGGTAGTAAACGAAATACTTTAATTAAATTAAAGTTTTTTCAATTTAAATGAAAAATAAGATTATAGTTACGTCTCTGCTTTTTTCTTTTTTGCTTTTTCCTTTCCTTGCTGCAATCGGACAAATCGCAGGTGCTCCTCCAGGAGGAGGAATTGTGGCAGGACCGATAGGCAATATAAGCACTCAACTAACAAATATTGCTAATTTCCTGCTTGGACTTATAACAATTGTTAGTGTTATTGGAATTGTAATAAGCGCTTATATGTTTATCTCATCAAGCGGAGAACCGGGAAAGGTTTCCTCTGCAAGGCAAATAATGATATATTCTCTTGTCGGAGCGGTAGTTGGAGCCGTAGCATGGACAATAGTAAATTGGGCACAAGTCGGTTTTGCAGTCGGAAATCCGGCAGAAATTTGGATAACTTCTGCAATTACAAATATTGCTAATTTCCTGCTTGGACTTATAGCAGTTATCGGAGTAATCGGTGTTGTTGTAAGCGGATACATGTTTGTAACCTCAGCAGGAGATACCGGAAAAGTCGCCTCTGCAAGGCAGATAATGATATATTCTCTTGTCGGAGTATTTATAGGAACATTTGCTAGTTTATTTGTAAACTGGGCAAGAGCAGGATTTGGCGTCGATATTGGGCTCGCTTCCACTCTTTTTACTCTCGCCAACTGGCTGGCTACTTTCCTTCAAGCAGGAGGAGTAATCGGTGTTGTTGTAAGCGGATACATGTTTGTAATCTCAGGAGGAGAACCGGGAAAGGTTTCCTCTGCAAGAAATGCCCTTATATATTCCCTTGTCGGAGTATTTGTAGGAACATTTGCCAATTTATTTGTAGGATGGGCTCAGCAGAGCTTTGTTCCTAATATTGGGCTCGCTTCCACTCTTATGATTCTCGCCAACTGGCTCTTTAGCTTTCTAATTGTTGCCGGTGTTATCGGGGTTGTTGCAAGCGGATATAATTTTTTATCTTCAGCAGGAGAACCGGGAAAAGTTGCCTCTGCAAGAAGCATGCTCATATATTCGCTTGTCGGAGTAATTGTTGGAGGACTTGGCGTTATTCTTGTAAACTGGGTTATTGGAAGTTTTCTTTAAGTTAAGAAATATACTTTGCAAAAAAATGAAGAAAAAAAACTTTAAAAAATTAATTCTGCCAGTTGTTCTTTTTCTGCTGTCTTCTCCCTTTATTTTATCTGCCGCGCCTCCTATTCCTGCGGACAGAACAATAACAGGTCTTTGGAATGCAATTAGAAATTTAGCTAATTGGCTTTTTTCCTTTTTGGCAATCGTTAGCGTTATAGGGGTTGTAATCAGCGCCTATATGTTCGTTACTTCAGGAGGAGAACCAGGAAAAGTCGCCTCTGCAAGGCAGATAATGATATATTCTCTTGTCGGAGTAATGATCGGAGGTTTTGCCTTGGTTTTAGTAAACTTTATAGCCGGACTGGCGATTGTATAATTTTCATAACAAAAAATATGAGAAAAAAAACTTTACTGAAAATTTTAACCCTTTGTCTTTTTTTTATTTCCTTATTCAGGATATCAGAAGCTCAGGCCTTTACTCTTGGAGTGCCAACTTTGGAAAGCTTGTATAATAAAATAGTTGCTATTAGCAACTGGATTTTCGCGTTTCTTGCTCTTGGTTCTGTAATAGGAGTGGTTATCGGAGGAATTATGTTTGTCGCCTCAAGCGGAGAGCCAAGCAAAAAAACAACTGCAACAAAAATGATAATATATTCCCTTATTGGAGTTTTTATAGGCAGTTTTGCATGGGCGCTTATAACCTGGATAGGAGGAATAGCGGAAATACGAAATATATAGGTAAATTTTATTTCAAATAAAAATCGGCACATTGTAAAAGGTGCCGATTTTTTAATATCTAAAATACTATTCCAGTTCTACGCTTTTTATTTTCTCCCTTTCTATTATCGGCATCGTGATAATAAGTATTCCGTCTTCTATTTTTGCTTTTGTTCTCTGCTTATCAACTTCAACGGGGAGAACAATCTCTCTTGTAAAGGTCCCCCAATAGCATTCTTTTAAAAAATATGATTTACCTATGTCTTCTTCGGTCTTTTCTCTTTTTCCGCTTATTTTAAGGATATCGTTCTCAATAACTATACCGATATCTTCGGTTCTTGCTCCGGCAATCGGAGCTCTTACTATAAGGTCATCATTTGACCTATAAACATCAATTACAAGCTGTCCTCCCGGCTCGAACCAATCTTCTTTCTCTATCGGCTTTGAAGAAAAGCCCTGTACTTCTTCTTTTTTATTTTTAAAAAATTTCATAACTCGCATATGCTTTTAATTTTTTTTAATTTTGAAAAAGCGTAATATATGATAAAGACAGCAAACAAAACAAGAAAGGCGGAAGAGAACAAAAAGCTTCTCTCTAGTTTACTTATTATAAACAAATTATAGACGGTATGCAATACGGTAGCAAGAAAAATTCCAGTAAAAGTAAAAAGCATCCTTCTTTTTATCTTTAAAAAAGAAAGGGCCATAAAAAAACCAAGCACGGCAGAAGAAAGAGCATGAAGAATAGTGGCTCCAAGAAATCTTAAAAAGCCGAAATAAAAAGCATAGTGATATACTGTCTGACCGAATAATCCTTCGTATCTTATAAAATAAACAAAGTTCTCAACTGCGGCAAAGCCAAGAGCCGCAGTAATCATATAAATCATAGCGTCAATCGGCTCGTCAAATTCAGCATTATTTATAACAGTTGTTCTTACTACAAAAAATTTCAAAATTTCTTCAATAAAAGAAATTATAATGAAATGGTAAAAAAAGAAATAGAAAAGTAACATTTCTTTTCTTACAGAAAATCCGAATAATTCAGTTAATTTCGACTGAAGATATCCGGCCAAAAGAGCCGCTCCTCCTCCTAATATGAAAACAAAGAGAACAGCCCTTTTTGATTCCGGATTTTTATCTTTTCTCAAAAAGATAAAAAGCCAAATAATACTGGGAAGAACGGCAAAAAATAAATAGATCAGATAATTCATTTATAAATATCCTAAGTTTTAGAGCTTGGCCATTCTTCAATAATCAAGTATTTTTTATCTTTTCTCTTTATCGTCTGATAAATTTCTTCTGTAACAAAAGGAATAAAAGGATGTAAAAGCTTTAAGGAGCAGGTTAAAACCTCAATAAGCGTTACTTGAGCTTCTTCTCTTCTTTTTTTACTTAATTCAATATATTTATCGCAGAATTTATGCCAGAAAAAATGATAAATTTCATAAGAAGCTAAATCAAACCTGTAATTATCCAGATATTTTGTAACTTTTTTATTGGTTTTTTTCATTTCGTCAATAATCCATTTATCGTCTTTGTTTTTGATTTTTGTTTTTTTAACCGTTCCTTCATAAGAAAGAACAAATTTTGAAGCATTCCGTATTTTTGTTACAAAATTTCTCATTCCGCGAATTTTATCATCACTTATGCAAATATCGCTTCCGGGACTTGCTCCAAAAACCATTGCAAATCTAAGCGCATCTGCTCCATATTTTTCTATCATCATATTCGGGTCAATGACATTTCCTTT
Proteins encoded in this region:
- a CDS encoding DUF6112 family protein translates to MKKIALSVFALSLLIAPFALFAAGTYQPLPTSGSVAGILESLMTLANWLFSFLLVAGVIGIVVSGYLFVSSAGDATKAASARQMVIYSLVGVLVGGLGVILVNWVVNEIL
- a CDS encoding ATP-dependent DNA helicase; protein product: MSFKELYNKLNLEQKKAVDLIEGPVMVIAGPGTGKTRILTLRIANILKKTDIEPENILALTFTDSGAFLMRSNLVKIIGSSGYLVNISTFHRFCNNIINTRPEDFPEIAGSTTLTDTDQVKIIKSIIEKSSLKILKPYGDPFFYLKAVISSIDKLKREGIGPEDLSKITKREKGEFEKNPTVFHQKGKHEGKMKGEFQKIWKRIEKNKELSVVYKEYQKELRALKVYDYSDMIMEVLKALSKNKDLLLSLQEQYQYILIDEHQDTNNGQNKILELIASFHNFPNIFIVGDEKQAIYRFQGASLLNFNHFKSLYPEMKVIKLKKNYRSTKDIVDAANDIISSKLETVSKQKSKKIKILSFYKNESENLFIAEDIGEKIKKGINPSEIAVIYRDNKDGLPIARFLQKKGIPFSVESEELLTNDIDIKKLVILLSAINEFGNEEKMIEAMHLDFLKIDFLDIFTLIKESQLKRKPLYGIIRSKDIDSSTLYSKRTIVNFLKMLSSFAVSSKNDRFTFFLEKVINDSGFLSYLLDKPDSIDKINKLKVFFKEAEKYERKGLKEFMEYLELAEKYRLPIKKTSANYSSKKVRLLTAHRAKGLEFDCVYISKATYGHWGDRKNRNILPLSPLVFSLSKNKIEEGDENNDERKLFYVALTRAKKEVLISYSDKNEEEREQLPSRFIQEIKNGSFLKIEGKTEEKLIFTPSLPKTEEIKDKNLIKNTFLSKGLSATGLNNYLQCPLKYFYSNLLKIPKSPEKHQIYGIAVHDALKDFFESLRYKKTDKNFLLLKFSHYLKRKNLENSDFEELKRKGEKALGGYYEFYKGKWATNILSEFKIKGVLFSPDILLSGKIDKIEFLDSKGNVNVVDYKTGKPRSKNYIEGKTENSDGNIKRQLIFYNLLLDKYKKGKYKMASGEIDFIEPNERNFYKKEKIEIRKEEKKEMEEMIKKTAKEILSLSFLNKGCKKEDCYWCKLNEMRGK
- a CDS encoding Hsp20/alpha crystallin family protein; amino-acid sequence: MKFFKNKKEEVQGFSSKPIEKEDWFEPGGQLVIDVYRSNDDLIVRAPIAGARTEDIGIVIENDILKISGKREKTEEDIGKSYFLKECYWGTFTREIVLPVEVDKQRTKAKIEDGILIITMPIIEREKIKSVELE
- a CDS encoding PrsW family glutamic-type intramembrane protease, coding for MNYLIYLFFAVLPSIIWLFIFLRKDKNPESKRAVLFVFILGGGAALLAGYLQSKLTELFGFSVRKEMLLFYFFFYHFIIISFIEEILKFFVVRTTVINNAEFDEPIDAMIYMITAALGFAAVENFVYFIRYEGLFGQTVYHYAFYFGFLRFLGATILHALSSAVLGFFMALSFLKIKRRMLFTFTGIFLATVLHTVYNLFIISKLERSFLFSSAFLVLFAVFIIYYAFSKLKKIKSICEL